The Rhodocytophaga rosea genome has a segment encoding these proteins:
- a CDS encoding cupin domain-containing protein, which yields MTPDPFSQVGKTCSQPAKTYRFSDSAAFTKKIYHPFSVILCLLVVYILVGQLLHRYVFPEPVPNDTMYPVSGDVITNPFAGEQIIFLKSGIETSGAYSLREFHLKPGGAVPSAHIHSDYHETFKVIQGKLTLICNGSEHVLGPGDSMTIPRGTAHQPVNKGSVELVTINKVSPAARHDLMLAQTHGFFTEKAQARSKIEFFLQAMLFVDYYKTYRADIPIRAQKILSFILAPTARLLGYRTWKPQYSKKWKKPI from the coding sequence ATGACACCTGATCCATTTTCTCAAGTTGGTAAAACCTGTTCTCAACCGGCTAAAACGTACCGGTTCAGTGACAGTGCTGCTTTTACTAAAAAAATCTACCATCCCTTTTCTGTGATCCTCTGCCTTCTAGTAGTATATATCTTGGTTGGACAGTTGCTCCATCGGTATGTTTTCCCTGAACCCGTTCCCAATGACACCATGTACCCGGTTTCGGGAGACGTTATTACCAATCCATTTGCCGGTGAGCAAATCATCTTTCTAAAAAGCGGAATAGAGACCAGCGGCGCCTATTCGTTACGGGAGTTCCATCTCAAACCGGGCGGAGCCGTGCCCAGCGCCCATATCCATAGTGACTATCATGAAACTTTTAAAGTGATACAGGGAAAGCTTACCCTGATCTGCAACGGCTCCGAGCATGTACTTGGACCAGGGGATTCAATGACAATTCCCAGGGGCACTGCTCACCAACCGGTCAATAAGGGGAGTGTGGAACTTGTTACTATTAATAAAGTTTCACCGGCTGCCAGGCATGATCTGATGCTTGCCCAAACGCATGGATTCTTCACGGAAAAAGCACAAGCCAGGTCAAAAATAGAATTCTTTCTACAGGCCATGCTATTTGTTGATTATTACAAAACTTATAGGGCAGATATACCGATACGGGCCCAAAAAATTCTTTCATTCATTCTTGCCCCAACAGCGAGGCTCTTAGGCTACCGGACCTGGAAACCGCAATATTCAAAGAAATGGAAAAAACCAATATAA
- a CDS encoding SgcJ/EcaC family oxidoreductase, with protein MRSALISILLFLATRVKDNGDTVSLAFRAILEQEVFSWNSGDAPAYAKHFTQSGTFTNIGGMFFCGQKQFLDRHRELFQGIFANTVLQQEVVSFRLLRPEVAIVETLAYISGLSKDRVPTGVHIDSHGRLYSRLLQVFEKERSDWKIVVYHNVDLKSDTLCQYER; from the coding sequence ATGAGGAGTGCTTTGATATCCATACTTCTGTTTTTAGCTACAAGAGTAAAAGATAATGGCGATACAGTTTCACTGGCCTTCCGGGCTATTCTTGAACAGGAAGTCTTTTCCTGGAACAGCGGCGATGCACCTGCTTATGCAAAGCATTTCACACAGAGTGGCACCTTTACAAATATCGGGGGTATGTTCTTCTGCGGACAAAAGCAATTTCTTGACCGGCATAGGGAGCTGTTTCAGGGAATATTTGCTAACACAGTATTGCAGCAGGAAGTAGTATCCTTCCGGCTTCTAAGACCTGAGGTGGCTATTGTAGAAACCCTGGCCTATATCTCAGGGCTCTCAAAAGATAGAGTACCAACAGGGGTACATATTGATTCCCACGGACGGCTCTATAGCAGGCTCCTTCAGGTTTTTGAGAAAGAAAGGAGTGACTGGAAGATAGTGGTCTATCACAATGTCGACTTGAAATCAGACACCCTGTGCCAGTATGAGAGGTGA
- a CDS encoding alpha/beta fold hydrolase, whose amino-acid sequence MKTTFLPIWATGIILSLLLLVSCKDEPANNKITSPKTYLLVHGAGHGGWAWKKVVPLLEAQGHRVLAIDLPSHGEDKTHPEKVTLNDYVQKVVDVAHAQTGPVILVGHSSGGVTIAGAAERLGASKVEKLIFLDAFLPGNGESVFSLAAKFLPPSETGEPDFTSSFIFDEQGTTFRLDTARVAHFLYHDCLPEDISFAKANLSRQPVAPFATPVQLSDAIYGAIPKYYILCLEARNGDMFQMATNVPVNQIVTLSTSHSPFFSRPQALADLILKFNTSYP is encoded by the coding sequence ATGAAAACAACGTTTCTGCCCATTTGGGCAACAGGAATAATATTGTCTCTTCTATTGCTCGTCTCCTGTAAGGATGAACCTGCAAACAATAAAATAACTTCACCCAAGACTTACTTGCTGGTGCATGGAGCCGGCCACGGAGGGTGGGCCTGGAAGAAAGTAGTGCCACTACTAGAGGCTCAGGGTCACCGGGTTCTAGCCATTGACCTGCCTAGTCACGGTGAGGATAAGACGCACCCGGAAAAGGTTACACTAAACGATTATGTGCAAAAAGTGGTGGATGTTGCCCATGCGCAAACCGGTCCGGTTATCTTAGTGGGTCATTCTTCCGGAGGCGTTACCATTGCGGGAGCAGCTGAGCGACTGGGAGCTAGTAAAGTGGAGAAATTAATTTTCCTGGATGCGTTCCTGCCTGGTAATGGAGAATCCGTTTTCTCGCTGGCTGCCAAATTTTTACCGCCTTCGGAAACGGGGGAACCTGATTTTACCAGTAGTTTTATCTTCGATGAACAGGGGACTACTTTTAGGTTGGATACAGCCAGGGTTGCTCATTTTTTGTATCACGACTGTTTGCCAGAGGATATTTCGTTTGCCAAAGCAAATCTTAGCAGGCAACCAGTGGCACCGTTTGCTACGCCTGTTCAGTTGTCTGATGCTATTTATGGAGCTATTCCTAAGTATTACATCCTTTGCCTGGAGGCCAGGAATGGAGATATGTTCCAGATGGCTACAAATGTACCTGTGAATCAAATTGTAACGCTGTCCACGAGCCATTCTCCTTTCTTTTCCCGGCCGCAAGCATTAGCGGATCTGATCTTGAAATTTAATACAAGCTACCCATGA
- a CDS encoding helix-turn-helix domain-containing protein: protein MNLRLENAFEHLLFYTTLTMILQDFKPHPSLNEFVQCYRIVHFDFMQAKEPILKAYAPRPEVCLHFFLRERELVQLGGGPTTDYHFPVVLAGQQTSVINRYLLGKDFMTFNIAFQPTALFRLFGIPSFELTGRYLDAEAIFSSHIRFILEELQNATSYNQMTQIADRFITSLAGNTRKEMHRLDTVSRWMICSGGKVSLDYLSGEACLSSKQFIRKFFERTGVNPKTYLRIIRFTRAIHTKNAYPNKDWLQIALECGYFDYQHLVKEYKEFTHHTPTDFHLLESNSPEQRLGLTDEIYKSRARSALLPE, encoded by the coding sequence TTGAATCTACGTCTGGAAAATGCTTTTGAACATTTGCTTTTCTATACTACGCTTACTATGATTTTGCAAGATTTTAAGCCTCATCCCTCCCTGAACGAATTCGTGCAGTGTTACCGAATCGTTCACTTTGACTTTATGCAGGCTAAAGAACCTATCCTGAAAGCCTATGCGCCTAGGCCGGAGGTATGTCTTCATTTCTTTCTCCGGGAACGCGAACTTGTTCAATTAGGGGGTGGTCCAACAACAGATTATCACTTTCCTGTAGTTCTGGCAGGTCAGCAGACATCGGTTATTAATCGCTATCTGCTGGGCAAAGATTTTATGACCTTTAACATTGCTTTTCAGCCCACTGCCTTATTTCGGCTTTTCGGCATTCCATCCTTTGAGCTAACCGGTAGATACCTGGATGCAGAAGCTATCTTTTCAAGCCATATTCGCTTCATCCTTGAAGAGTTGCAAAATGCCACTAGCTACAACCAGATGACACAGATCGCTGACCGGTTTATAACTTCCTTAGCAGGCAACACCCGCAAAGAGATGCACCGACTCGATACAGTAAGTAGGTGGATGATTTGTTCAGGTGGCAAAGTTTCTCTAGACTATCTCTCAGGGGAAGCATGCTTATCATCCAAGCAGTTCATTAGGAAGTTTTTTGAACGGACCGGTGTGAATCCTAAGACATACCTGAGAATCATTCGGTTTACTAGAGCAATCCATACAAAGAATGCGTATCCAAATAAAGATTGGTTGCAAATAGCGTTGGAATGCGGCTATTTCGATTATCAGCACCTAGTGAAAGAGTATAAAGAATTCACCCATCATACCCCCACCGACTTTCACCTGCTTGAAAGCAACTCCCCTGAGCAAAGACTTGGCCTAACCGATGAGATCTATAAAAGCCGTGCCCGGTCAGCTTTGCTACCTGAGTAA
- a CDS encoding alpha/beta fold hydrolase: MKKEAFSPSFKTYLLIHGAWHGAWCWNKVIPLLQAKGHKAIAIDLPGHGQDTQPLPDITLEDYVQAVVKTATDQQGQIILVGHSMAGIVISQAAEKLGPQKVQALLYLDAFLPRNGDSLFALVEATLQRLTSDSRRPHLVENIIISHDHKTNWVNREMAAQIFCHDCLEEDKAFALSRLSKEPIAPLATPLHLTDQVYGVIPKYYILCTESQDMDKTFLSTHVPCQQVYTLSSSHSPFFSMPEKLVEIFTGIN; the protein is encoded by the coding sequence ATGAAAAAAGAAGCATTTTCTCCATCCTTTAAAACGTACCTGCTCATTCACGGCGCCTGGCATGGTGCCTGGTGCTGGAATAAAGTGATCCCGTTATTGCAAGCCAAAGGTCACAAAGCAATCGCTATCGACTTGCCAGGGCACGGGCAAGATACCCAGCCTTTACCTGATATTACGTTGGAAGATTACGTCCAGGCTGTAGTGAAAACGGCTACTGATCAACAAGGACAGATAATCCTGGTCGGACATTCGATGGCAGGTATCGTCATTTCACAAGCAGCAGAAAAGTTAGGTCCCCAAAAAGTTCAGGCTTTACTCTACCTGGATGCTTTTTTGCCCAGAAACGGTGATTCTCTCTTTGCACTGGTGGAAGCTACGCTTCAACGTTTGACCTCAGATTCACGCAGACCCCACCTTGTGGAAAACATTATTATTTCACATGATCACAAAACCAACTGGGTAAACCGGGAAATGGCTGCTCAGATTTTCTGTCACGATTGCCTGGAAGAAGACAAAGCGTTTGCTCTATCCCGGCTGTCAAAAGAACCCATTGCCCCATTGGCAACGCCCCTTCATTTGACTGATCAGGTCTATGGCGTGATACCCAAATATTATATCCTTTGCACCGAAAGCCAGGACATGGACAAAACATTCCTCTCAACCCATGTGCCTTGTCAGCAAGTATATACACTTTCAAGCAGCCATTCCCCTTTTTTCTCTATGCCTGAGAAACTAGTGGAGATATTTACCGGGATAAATTAA